DNA from Corynebacterium stationis:
CTGCAAGCAGCACTTTTAGGCTGCGCTTCCCTATCGGCTGATATGCAGCTTGCACATATGCTCGGCAAAGATTTCCATGCCGAAGCGGAAGTGAAGTCAACAGAAGAAGACAATCACATCTCCGAGATGTTGTTTGAATTCCTCATCGACACCGAAGGCCGCGATGAGCAAGAGCGCGAAAAGATCATCCAGGCGGCAGCGAAAAAGATTGAGCAATTGTGCATCGTCAAGCGCTCGCTCAATAAAGGTATTTCCACCCACACGGATATCTCCGCGAAATAAAAGGCACGTAAAAGCCCCCGGACGGTCGATAAATAAATCAGAGGTAGCAGGGGAATGGAGCTAAACGATGTTTAGCCGTTCAAGTTTTTCAGCGCCTGTTCGATGCGTGCAGCGGCAGCAGCGGAAACATCAGCCATTGGTGCGCGTGGAAAGCCAATTGGGAAACCTTGCAGGTCAAGCCCCTTCTTCACGGCTGCGATGAAAGGCTCAGAAATCATCGCGTCGATGACTGGGTAGACCTTATTCCATTCAGCACCTTCGATACTAAGAGCCTTCGGTTCGAAGGCGGGGTCAAGACCCTCCTTGCGCTGACGGTCATAGTCATTGACAATCTTGCGAACCTTCGGCGTGAGCAAGAGAACCGCTGCCATATTCAGCCAAGCTAAAAGTCCGTATGCGGTATCGCCTGCTGCTTACATCGCATCAGCGGTGATGACACAACCGATGAAGGAAATAGCCAAAGCGCCAACCTTGACAACGTTTCCTAGGAAGATGTTGCGCTTTTCTCCCAAGAGGAAGACCAGGTTGGTTGTCGCAACGTAGAAGAATAACACCTGCGAGGTAAATGCAAAGAGCAAGATAGCAATCGCGACGATTCCCCACCCTAGTAGTGAGAAATCAATCGCGTGCTGGACAACGTTGGGTCCAGCAATTGCGCCGGGCACCTGGTCCACAATCATGTTTCCAGCTGCATCCTTGACGTGGTAACTGTCGGTGAGAAACACCATGATGCCGGTAGACATGCAAATCAGCAGCAAAGGTGCCCTCACCAAAGCCAGTCGCGGAAGCAAAGATCGCGCGGCGCACGCCCCAGGCCACGGCGTAACCAATGATGCCGCCGAAGATTTGATCGGAGCCGAAACCACAGGTCAGGATAAGCGCAATTGCTACTGGCAGCTTGTCAAGGTTCAAGACGATAAGCAGCAGTGCGGTGATCACGTAGCCAATCGCCATGAAAGGAACGATGGTTTGTGCAACCTGCACAACACGCTTGGCGCCACCGATGACAACTACACCGTGCAACCCGGTGATGACCAGGCCTGTTCCCCACGGCTCAACGCCAAGAGCCTGGTGTGCAGAAGAAGCAATGTTGTTGGACTGCACGCCTGGGAAGACAAAGCCGTAGCCGATGAGCGCGGTCAACGCGACGATGAACGCAAGCCACCGTGGTTTCAAACCGTATTTGATGTAGTAGGGCATGCCGCCGCAGTCTTCGCCGTGCACGCGACGCTTTTACAACTGCGCCAGAACCGCCTCGGCATTTGCACAGGTCGACCCTCGCAACCCGGTAATCGCCATTCACATGATGGCACCAGGGCCACCCATAGCGATAGCGGTGGCGACACCGGCAATACTCCCGACACCAACGCGCGAGGACAGGGTCAAAGCAAGGGTTTGGAATGGTGACAAGCCGCCATCACCAGATTCGCTGTCCTTGAGCTGGCGAATCATACCCGGAAGGCAATGAAACTGCACTGCCTTGGTTACAAAAGTGAAGAAAACTCCGACTGCTAAAGCAAAATTCGCCAGCGGATTCCAGATCCAGTCGCTGACCGTAGTCAATAGGTTCATGAGCTCTTCCACCCGGTTGGTGACCCCCATCACGGATGGATAAACTCATGTTATACACATTTCTGACCTTGTCGAGTGACTGGCCAAGGTTTTCTTACTATGTACAGATTTTTCACGATTTTAAAGAAAAAGCTTGTGCCAGGTCACACGCCCATGTACGTGCGTGACCGCACATCACATATCTGGCGATTAATTGTCTGTGAGAGGTGATGTCACCGACGTGTCCCAACTCAACTGACACCCACGCGAGGACACCTGCTGTAAGTATTCAAACTCGAAGGTCGCGGCGCCACAGGCTGCGACCGAAAACCCACAAAGCCCTGTTCACGGTTCCTTATTGGAAACCGCGAACAGGGCATTGCGTATTTAAAAATCAAACGCCGTAGGACGTTAAAGTACTCAATGGCACGCCGTTAAAATGCTCAATGGCACGCCGTTAAAGAGCCTTTAGGCAGCTTTAACGCCAGGCTTTGAATTGCTCTGCCGAAGCCGCACCGAGCCACTTCTGCCACAGTGGGCCGAAGGTTACGCGGCGTACGTCCAAATCTTTCAGTGCTGCCAGGTCTCCTGCTCCGTGTCCGTCAACTGGATGAGCGGTGACGTTGACTGGAATGGTTACGGCATCGACCAAAGTCTGCACCTGCTCAGCAGTCTTCAAAGCCACTGGGTAGACCGAGCGTGCGCCAGCTTGTTGCATTAATTGAATGCGCTTTGCTGCCTCTGCCAGTGGATCTTCGAAAACATCTGTACCTAGACGCACCGCATCAGTGCGGCCGTTGATGACGAAATTGACCCCGGCAGCATCGGCGGCTTCGCGTGCCGCAGCGATGAAGTCTGCATGCTCTTGGGCATCGCGTACGCGATCGCCTTCGGTGTGCACGACGTCTTCAATATTGGCGCCGACAGCACCCGCCTCCAACAAGCGATTGATCAGTACGGCTGGCTCTAGACCATAGCCAGATTCCACGTCCACGGAAACCGGAATGCTGACCTTCTTGGTGATTTTCGAGACAACGGCGAGGTACTCAGAAAAGTCCATGTTTTCGCCATCGGTGCTGCCGGTGGCATCGGCAACCGGGTGGCTGCCAACGGTTATTGCTTCAAACCCGGCTTCTTCTGCAACTGCTGCGGACCAGGTATCCCAGGCAGTTGGTAGAACTAAAGTATTTCCGGATTCGTGTGCTTGTGCGAGCTTGGCGGCTAGTGCTTGAACGTCAGTCATTTCGTGCTCCTTCGCGGTTAAAAGCCTGCGCAAAATACGTTAGGCTGTGGAAATTGCTGCGGCTTTACGCCACTGTACTCAAATCCGCGTGAAGGCCAGCGGCTATACCAATGGCCACGGGAATTGGCGGTGCGATTGTGGCCGTGGAAGGAAAGGCAAGCGCACAATCCGTGAGGCTCGTCTTTGCAACGCTTCAATTTCTACGGGGTGCAAAAGCTGCCAAAGCTCAGCGGGGACATCGTCAAGCAAAGGCTCTACTGCCGCGGTCAACTCCTCTGGAATGGGATGCCCACCGAATTCCCATATAACTGTGCGTAGCTTGGGCTCCACTGAAAAGCACAGGCCGTGGTCAATACCCCAGATGTGTTCACCGTCTAGGAGCACGTGTCCTGATTTCCGGTCGGTGTTATTACACAGCAAATCAAAGACCGCCATTCTGAGAAACTGCGCGTGGAGGTCTGCCCTGCTATCAACCAGCGGAAAATAGTGTTCGCCGTCGTTGTGAATAAACCACTGCACAGAGCCCACCCCGGCGGGACCGTTATGGGAGATTACTGTCGGTGGAACGATATGCCAACCCAGATACTCACTAATGACAAAAGCCGCGCGTTCTCTTTTGTATAACCCGGGCGGAAAATCCCACAGTGTCTGCTCCCCTGCTTCGGGTTTGTAGACGGCCCACGCGTAGTCTTCGCCCAGTTCTAGATCAACCACGAATCCGATATTGCTGGATTCCACTAGTTGCTCAACGATCCCCATCTGCCCGAAATTCAAAAGCTCCAGTTCACGTTCAAATGGAGGGACGATCACTGTTTAACCGCACTATCTTGACCAGCCGAAGAAGGCTGCAGGTACGACAAAGATCCGGTACGCGAATTGGTCACCAGCATGCGCGCACTGTCTTGGGTAAATTCCACGGCCGAAATTGAGGCAGTATCAATGTGAATCTTTTGAAAGGAATCCAGCGGGGTGCCCACGAAACGAGCAACGGCTGCTTTGATTGTGTCAGCGTGGCTAAATGCCGCAACGATTTCGCCTGCATGCTGCTTGGCGATATTAGAGATGCCCTCCACCATGCGGTTTTGCATCTCAGTAAAGCTCTCGCCTTGAGGAAAACGAAAAGTCGACGGCGAATTTTGGACTTCTTTCCATTCTTCTAGCTTATTGAGCTCGCTGAGTTTGCGGCCGGTCCAGTCGCCGAAATCGCATTCGATAAGGGAGTCATCGACAAGCAAGTGCTTTTTGTGCGCGGCAACTGTCGGCGCGGCTGTCTCCTGTGCGCGTTCCATCGGGGATGAATAAATAGCCGCAATCTCTAAACCATCCAAGCGTGCTGCGACCTCGCGCGCCTGAGTGATTCCTTGCTCTGCCAAATGCAGCCCTGGCGTACGCCCCGGTAGTACTTGCCCGGTGGTGGGAGTTTGCCCGTGGCGAATAAGTAAAACAATCGTGGACGGATTCGCAGGCTGGTTCATGCCATATAAGCCTACCTCGGGAAATATTTTTGCACCGAGAAGAAGTTTTTGCGGCTAGGGTTGAGTATGTGAGTCTTCCACATAATGTTTCCACGGTCGGTGAGCTGAAGGCCGCCGGCTACCAACACCGAACTTTGCGCGCCGAAATCCGCGAAAATCTTCTGGCGAAGCTTCGCGCTGGCGAGGACCCCTGGCCAGGGCTGCACGGTTTAGACCAGACCGTTATTCCGCAGGTTGAACGCGCACTTATTGCTGGTCATGACATTGTGCTTTTGGGCGAACGTGGCCAAGGCAAGACGCGTTTGTTGCGTTCACTGGTCGCGCTTTTAGATGACTGGATTCCGATCGTCGCAGGCTCTGAGCTGCGTGAAGATCCTTTTGCACCGATTACAGATGCCACACGAGAGCGCGCCGAGAAAGAAGGCGATGAGCTTGCGGTTGACTGGGTTGCCCGCGATGACCGCTACGCAGAAAAGCTCGCGACACCAGATACGTCCGTTGCTGACTTAATCGGCGATATCGACCCCATGCGCGTAGCCGAAGGCCGTCGCTTGGGTGATCCCGAAACCATTCACTACGGGTTGATTCCGCGCTCCAACCGCGGCATCGTGGCCATTAATGAGCTGCCTGACTTAGCTGAGCGCATCCAAGTGTCCATGCTCAACGTCATGGAAGAAAAAGACGTGCAAATTCGTGGTTACATGCTGCGTTTGCCGCTCGATGTGCTGGTGGTGGCCTCTGCTAACCCCGAGGATTACACGAACCGCGGGCGGATTATTACGCCGCTGAAAGACCGTTTTGGCGCCGAGATTCGCACCCACTACCCGCTGGCATTAGAAGATGAAATCGCGGTTATCCGCCAGGAAGCTAACTTGGTGGCCGAGGTGGCAGACATTTTGCTGGAAATCCTTGCTCGCTATACCCGTTCTTTGCGTGAGTCTTCGGCGGTGAACCAGCGCGCGGGCGTTTCAGCGCGCTTTGCCATTGCCGGTGCCGAAACCATCGCCGCCGGCGCATTGCACCGCGCTACTGTCCGCGGCGAAGAAGAAGCCGTCGCCCGGCTTGTCGATGTCGAATCTGCCGTGGAGATTCTAGGCGGCAAGATTGAATTCGAGTCCGGCGAAGAAGGCCGCGAGTGGGATATTTTGGAATACACCCTGCGCACCTCCACCGCCGAAGCCCTGCGCGCGACGTTGCGTACGTTGGATTTCAATCCCTTGATTGCTGCGTTAGATGGCAGCGTAACTATCTCCACCGGTGCGAATGTCTCCGCGAAGGATTTCCTCGCTGGCCTTCCTGATTTGGGCGAGACTACATTATATGACGATATCGCCGACGCTTTCGGCGCTACTTCTGAAGGATCCCGCGCTAATGCGATTGAGCTGGCATTGGAAGGGCTCTTCCTCTCGCGGAAAATCGCCAAGGATTCTGACGAAGGCACAAGTATCTACGGTTAGGAGTACACCTTAACCATGTCCCAT
Protein-coding regions in this window:
- a CDS encoding OsmC family protein, coding for MAMKATRTNPNEYTVTNKDGTSLKVSPHGTPGAFSPGELLQAALLGCASLSADMQLAHMLGKDFHAEAEVKSTEEDNHISEMLFEFLIDTEGRDEQEREKIIQAAAKKIEQLCIVKRSLNKGISTHTDISAK
- a CDS encoding isocitrate lyase/PEP mutase family protein, yielding MTDVQALAAKLAQAHESGNTLVLPTAWDTWSAAVAEEAGFEAITVGSHPVADATGSTDGENMDFSEYLAVVSKITKKVSIPVSVDVESGYGLEPAVLINRLLEAGAVGANIEDVVHTEGDRVRDAQEHADFIAAAREAADAAGVNFVINGRTDAVRLGTDVFEDPLAEAAKRIQLMQQAGARSVYPVALKTAEQVQTLVDAVTIPVNVTAHPVDGHGAGDLAALKDLDVRRVTFGPLWQKWLGAASAEQFKAWR
- a CDS encoding SCO1664 family protein is translated as MIVPPFERELELLNFGQMGIVEQLVESSNIGFVVDLELGEDYAWAVYKPEAGEQTLWDFPPGLYKRERAAFVISEYLGWHIVPPTVISHNGPAGVGSVQWFIHNDGEHYFPLVDSRADLHAQFLRMAVFDLLCNNTDRKSGHVLLDGEHIWGIDHGLCFSVEPKLRTVIWEFGGHPIPEELTAAVEPLLDDVPAELWQLLHPVEIEALQRRASRIVRLPFLPRPQSHRQFPWPLV
- a CDS encoding histidine phosphatase family protein, whose product is MNQPANPSTIVLLIRHGQTPTTGQVLPGRTPGLHLAEQGITQAREVAARLDGLEIAAIYSSPMERAQETAAPTVAAHKKHLLVDDSLIECDFGDWTGRKLSELNKLEEWKEVQNSPSTFRFPQGESFTEMQNRMVEGISNIAKQHAGEIVAAFSHADTIKAAVARFVGTPLDSFQKIHIDTASISAVEFTQDSARMLVTNSRTGSLSYLQPSSAGQDSAVKQ
- a CDS encoding ATP-binding protein, which translates into the protein MSLPHNVSTVGELKAAGYQHRTLRAEIRENLLAKLRAGEDPWPGLHGLDQTVIPQVERALIAGHDIVLLGERGQGKTRLLRSLVALLDDWIPIVAGSELREDPFAPITDATRERAEKEGDELAVDWVARDDRYAEKLATPDTSVADLIGDIDPMRVAEGRRLGDPETIHYGLIPRSNRGIVAINELPDLAERIQVSMLNVMEEKDVQIRGYMLRLPLDVLVVASANPEDYTNRGRIITPLKDRFGAEIRTHYPLALEDEIAVIRQEANLVAEVADILLEILARYTRSLRESSAVNQRAGVSARFAIAGAETIAAGALHRATVRGEEEAVARLVDVESAVEILGGKIEFESGEEGREWDILEYTLRTSTAEALRATLRTLDFNPLIAALDGSVTISTGANVSAKDFLAGLPDLGETTLYDDIADAFGATSEGSRANAIELALEGLFLSRKIAKDSDEGTSIYG